The DNA sequence GGAAAACCAATTCTTCTCGATATTTTTATGATTGGCTGAGCAAGCTGTGAATCTTTGGATACCGTGACGTATCCTCATCCCGCAGTTATTGACTATATCAATAAACATTTTATTCCTGTACGATATAATATACAAACGAATCCAGATATTAAAAATAAATATCGGCTCCTCTGGGCACCAACGGTAATAGTTCTGGACTTGAACGGTACAGACTATCATCGGTTTAATGGCTTCTTACCACCCGAAGAATTTATCCCTCAGCTAGAGTTCGGAATCGCTAAAATGGCTTTAGAAAAGCAAGATTTAAAGGCAGCAAAAACACAATTCATGAGCGTAGTGGGAAAATACCCGAAAAGCGATATTGCTCCAGAAGCTCAATATTGGGTTGGTGTTGTTGATTTTCAACTCACCAATGATGTAAGTACAGAAATCAATGCGTGGAAAAAAATACAAGAGTATTATCCGGGCAGCATATGGGCAAGGAAGGTGTCAGGGGCGATCTCATGTGAAAAGGAGTAATAGGGTGTGATTATGCAAAATACAACAAGATACAAGCTGTAAATCTAATATTAACAAAGAATCGGCTTTATTAAGTATCTTGAATTTATCCATTAATATCCTGTAAAATATTAAATTATGGAAAAAATACTATGGGGAG is a window from the Candidatus Jettenia sp. genome containing:
- a CDS encoding thioredoxin family protein produces the protein MTYPHPAVIDYINKHFIPVRYNIQTNPDIKNKYRLLWAPTVIVLDLNGTDYHRFNGFLPPEEFIPQLEFGIAKMALEKQDLKAAKTQFMSVVGKYPKSDIAPEAQYWVGVVDFQLTNDVSTEINAWKKIQEYYPGSIWARKVSGAISCEKE